Proteins encoded in a region of the Isoalcanivorax pacificus W11-5 genome:
- a CDS encoding SirB2 family protein: MEYLHLKMLHMTLAAVSLLFFVTRAAWALQGSALLQHRWVRISPHVIDTALLLAGVALMMTLRISPHDTPWLAAKLIGLVVYIGLGAVAIRRRNGWAMLAAVLVFLYIAGAAMRHSPLSWFAG, from the coding sequence ATGGAGTACCTGCACCTGAAAATGCTGCACATGACGCTCGCCGCCGTGAGCCTGCTGTTCTTTGTCACGCGCGCTGCCTGGGCGCTTCAGGGCAGTGCGCTGCTGCAACATCGCTGGGTGCGGATCAGCCCGCATGTCATCGACACGGCACTGTTGCTGGCCGGCGTGGCGCTGATGATGACGCTGCGCATTTCACCGCACGACACGCCCTGGCTGGCGGCCAAGCTGATCGGCCTGGTGGTGTACATCGGCCTCGGCGCAGTGGCGATCCGGCGTCGCAACGGCTGGGCGATGCTGGCGGCGGTGCTCGTATTTCTCTATATCGCCGGCGCGGCCATGCGCCACAGCCCGCTGTCATGGTTTGCCGGCTGA
- a CDS encoding SDR family NAD(P)-dependent oxidoreductase yields MSRLRGKTIVLTGSSSGIGAVAAQKMARAGARLCLVARNETQLREVQQSIQRAGGEAWIYPADLTVEDEAAACAEAILAEHARVDVLINNAARSIRRPIVEALDRLHDYQRTMQINYLGAVSLTLKLLPRMLAQGHGQVVNISTLSTQVPIPLFSAYLASKSALESFSRSLQAELGHQGIDVTVVHFPMVRTPMSSKTSIYKHMRMMDSDGAADWLIRAVEKRPARIASPLGNVGSVILAAVPGPATRFTQPLFRLMDWRLKNKLKKEGVE; encoded by the coding sequence ATGTCCCGTCTGCGTGGCAAGACCATCGTACTGACCGGCTCATCCAGTGGCATCGGCGCCGTGGCGGCGCAAAAAATGGCCCGTGCCGGCGCGCGCCTGTGCCTGGTGGCGCGCAACGAAACACAACTGCGCGAGGTGCAACAGTCGATTCAGCGTGCTGGCGGTGAAGCGTGGATCTATCCTGCCGACCTGACGGTGGAAGATGAAGCCGCCGCCTGTGCGGAGGCGATCCTGGCCGAGCACGCGCGCGTGGATGTGCTGATCAACAACGCCGCCCGCTCTATCCGCCGGCCCATCGTCGAGGCGCTGGACCGGCTGCACGATTACCAGCGCACCATGCAGATCAATTACCTCGGCGCCGTCAGCCTGACGCTGAAACTGTTGCCGCGCATGCTGGCCCAGGGCCACGGGCAGGTAGTGAATATCTCGACGCTGTCGACGCAGGTACCGATCCCATTGTTCTCGGCGTACCTGGCCAGTAAATCTGCGCTGGAATCTTTTTCGCGTTCATTGCAGGCCGAGCTGGGTCATCAGGGGATTGATGTGACGGTAGTGCATTTCCCGATGGTGCGCACGCCAATGTCGAGCAAGACCAGCATCTATAAACACATGCGCATGATGGACAGCGACGGAGCGGCGGACTGGCTGATCCGCGCAGTCGAGAAACGCCCTGCACGCATCGCCAGCCCGCTGGGCAACGTCGGCAGCGTGATACTGGCCGCCGTGCCGGGGCCGGCAACGCGCTTTACACAGCCGCTGTTCCGCTTGATGGACTGGCGTTTGAAGAACAAACTGAAAAAAGAAGGTGTGGAGTAG
- the dkgB gene encoding 2,5-didehydrogluconate reductase DkgB, which yields MTIPVFGLGTFRLKGQQAVDSVRMGLELGYRHIDTAQIYGNEADVGKAIRDSGLAREDLFITTKVWTTQLAGDNLITSLEESLEKLGVDEVDLALIHWPVPEEQVPLAEYMTSLLEARQQHLTRQIGVSNFTIAHMEQAIDAIGADNIATNQVEIHPFLQNRKLADFASRHNIPLTAYMPLAYGKVMEDETLQRIAAAHNATPAQVTLAWLLQQGFMVIPSSTRREHLKANLDARKITLTGEEMQAIATLDRGERLANPDFAPEWD from the coding sequence ATGACGATTCCCGTTTTTGGCCTGGGCACCTTCCGTCTCAAGGGACAACAGGCGGTCGACTCGGTGCGCATGGGCCTGGAACTCGGTTACCGGCATATCGACACCGCGCAGATCTACGGTAACGAGGCCGACGTCGGCAAGGCGATCCGCGACAGTGGCCTTGCCCGCGAAGACCTGTTCATCACTACCAAGGTCTGGACCACGCAACTGGCGGGCGACAACCTGATCACCAGCCTGGAAGAAAGCCTGGAGAAACTCGGCGTGGACGAGGTCGATCTGGCACTGATCCACTGGCCGGTACCGGAAGAACAGGTGCCACTGGCGGAATACATGACCTCATTGCTGGAAGCCCGCCAGCAACACCTGACACGACAGATCGGCGTGTCCAACTTCACTATCGCGCACATGGAACAGGCCATCGATGCCATCGGCGCGGACAACATCGCCACCAACCAGGTGGAAATCCATCCGTTTCTGCAAAACCGCAAGCTGGCGGATTTCGCCAGCCGGCACAACATTCCCCTCACCGCCTATATGCCGCTGGCCTACGGCAAAGTGATGGAGGATGAGACGCTGCAGCGTATCGCCGCCGCGCACAACGCCACGCCGGCGCAGGTGACGCTGGCCTGGCTGTTGCAGCAAGGCTTTATGGTGATTCCGTCCTCGACCCGGCGCGAGCATCTGAAGGCCAACCTCGACGCCCGCAAAATCACCCTGACCGGCGAGGAGATGCAGGCCATCGCCACGCTGGACCGTGGCGAGCGGCTGGCCAATCCGGACTTCGCACCCGAATGGGACTGA
- a CDS encoding AbrB/MazE/SpoVT family DNA-binding domain-containing protein, with protein MLAKMTAKNQLTLPKAAVEAAGNPEYFEIEVRAGQLLLTPVRLQRADAVRARLAELSLTEDDLADAVAWARRAAAPVREVAEPAARYGKARPAKPRKPRT; from the coding sequence ATGCTGGCCAAGATGACTGCCAAGAACCAGCTCACACTGCCCAAGGCGGCGGTGGAAGCGGCAGGCAATCCAGAGTATTTCGAGATTGAAGTGCGCGCCGGGCAATTGCTGCTCACGCCCGTGCGCCTGCAACGGGCGGATGCCGTCCGGGCGCGCCTGGCCGAGTTATCACTCACCGAGGACGACCTGGCCGATGCCGTGGCCTGGGCACGCCGGGCGGCGGCGCCAGTCCGTGAAGTGGCGGAACCCGCCGCCCGTTATGGCAAGGCCAGGCCGGCCAAGCCGCGCAAACCCCGCACATGA
- a CDS encoding LysR family transcriptional regulator encodes MSGHDAPQSAELRLFVAVVECGTISAAAEQLGVAPSVVSRTLSRLERKLGTTLLSRTTRRMELTEEGRFALERARVILDQMDALEDSLASRREQPVGRLRVDAATPFMLHALVPHVPAFRRLYPQISLQLNTSDQIIDLLEQRTDIAIRIGRLADSTLHARSLGMTPLRLLASPDYLARAGTPRSVAELPRHSLLGFSRPESLNTWPVRQPDGGGLVITPTLSASSGETLRALALAGEGIACLSGFMTDADLAAGALVPVLPNAMKGAAQEINAVYYRHSQLALRIRCFLDFMQQKCGTASA; translated from the coding sequence ATGTCCGGCCATGATGCACCGCAGTCCGCAGAGTTGCGCCTGTTCGTGGCAGTGGTGGAATGCGGCACGATCAGCGCCGCTGCGGAGCAGCTCGGCGTGGCGCCATCGGTCGTGAGCCGCACCCTGAGCCGGCTGGAGCGCAAGCTTGGCACCACGCTGCTCAGCCGCACTACGCGGCGTATGGAATTGACGGAAGAAGGCCGTTTCGCCCTGGAGCGCGCCCGCGTCATTCTCGACCAGATGGACGCACTGGAAGACAGCCTGGCCAGCCGCCGCGAACAGCCCGTGGGCCGCTTGCGGGTCGATGCCGCCACGCCCTTCATGCTGCATGCACTGGTGCCGCATGTGCCGGCGTTTCGGCGTCTGTACCCGCAGATATCCCTGCAACTGAACACCAGCGACCAGATCATCGATCTGCTGGAACAGCGCACGGATATCGCCATTCGCATCGGGCGCCTGGCCGATTCGACACTGCACGCGCGCTCCCTGGGCATGACGCCACTGCGGCTGTTGGCCAGCCCGGACTATCTTGCCCGCGCGGGCACCCCGCGCAGCGTGGCGGAGCTGCCCCGGCACAGCCTGCTCGGCTTCAGCCGCCCCGAGAGCCTCAACACCTGGCCAGTACGTCAGCCGGACGGGGGCGGGCTGGTCATCACGCCGACCCTGAGCGCTTCCAGCGGCGAAACCTTGCGTGCGCTGGCCCTGGCCGGTGAGGGGATCGCCTGCCTGTCCGGGTTCATGACCGATGCGGACCTGGCTGCCGGCGCTCTGGTGCCGGTGCTGCCCAACGCCATGAAAGGCGCTGCGCAGGAGATCAACGCGGTGTATTACCGCCACTCGCAACTGGCGCTGCGGATTCGCTGTTTTCTGGATTTCATGCAGCAGAAATGCGGAACTGCCTCAGCGTGA
- a CDS encoding alpha/beta fold hydrolase, whose amino-acid sequence MLQRWLGAVLLGVSWAALADKTPEYGVALEGFDYPYPVRYFEFDSQQQSLRMAYLDVQPEDANGQTVVLLHGKNFCAATWESTLNALSEAGYRVIAPDQIGFCKSAKPAHYQFSFQQLAANTHALLDSLGIKEHLIMGHSMGGMLATRYALMYPERVSQLVLLNPIGLEDWLAKGVPYRDVQAWYESELRSNAEGMRRYQQATYYAGEWRPEFDRWVTMQAGMFAGPGRERVAWLSALTYDMILTQPVYYEFPRLKVPTLLLIGEQDNTAVGKASAPEAARRELGNYPALAREAAARIPDAELMLFPEWGHSPQVQAPAAFHRILIEQLAD is encoded by the coding sequence ATGTTGCAACGATGGCTGGGCGCCGTGCTGCTGGGCGTGTCCTGGGCGGCGCTGGCAGACAAGACGCCGGAATACGGCGTGGCGCTGGAAGGTTTCGATTACCCGTACCCGGTGCGTTATTTCGAGTTCGATTCCCAGCAGCAGTCGTTGCGCATGGCCTACCTGGACGTGCAGCCGGAGGACGCTAACGGCCAGACCGTGGTGTTGCTGCACGGCAAGAATTTCTGCGCCGCCACCTGGGAAAGCACGCTCAATGCCCTGAGTGAGGCGGGTTACCGTGTCATCGCGCCGGACCAGATCGGTTTCTGCAAATCGGCCAAGCCGGCCCATTACCAGTTCAGTTTTCAGCAACTGGCCGCCAATACCCACGCGCTGCTCGACAGCCTGGGTATCAAAGAGCACCTGATCATGGGCCACTCCATGGGCGGCATGCTCGCCACTCGGTATGCGCTGATGTACCCGGAGCGGGTGTCGCAACTGGTGCTGCTGAACCCGATTGGCCTGGAGGACTGGCTGGCGAAGGGCGTGCCGTATCGCGATGTGCAGGCATGGTATGAAAGTGAACTGCGCAGCAATGCCGAGGGCATGCGTCGCTACCAGCAGGCGACCTATTACGCCGGCGAATGGCGGCCGGAATTCGACCGCTGGGTGACCATGCAGGCGGGCATGTTCGCCGGCCCCGGCCGGGAGCGGGTGGCGTGGCTGTCGGCGCTGACCTACGACATGATTCTCACCCAGCCGGTCTATTACGAATTTCCGCGCCTCAAAGTGCCGACGCTGTTGCTGATCGGCGAGCAGGACAACACCGCCGTGGGCAAGGCCAGTGCGCCGGAAGCGGCGCGTCGCGAACTGGGCAATTACCCGGCGTTGGCGCGCGAGGCGGCAGCGCGTATTCCGGACGCGGAACTGATGTTGTTTCCCGAGTGGGGCCACTCGCCACAGGTCCAGGCACCGGCGGCATTCCACCGCATCCTGATCGAGCAACTGGCCGACTGA
- a CDS encoding ABC transporter substrate-binding protein has product MKKLTMTCLALLLCGVTVTASAKESVSVSLFSWPGYGFWFIAREKNMVPELELDISIIEDPYDSFAMMSAGRLDVTSSTVEYGPIAASQGSPVKLVAYTNPSYGTDKIIVGPQVKEASDLVGKQVAVMEGGLSQIFMGIWLEDNGVAIDQVKFVNLIMDDAVGALVGGTAAAGEYWEPFGSQVLANLKGARVVASSLEPYWQEQALLGDGMYMSERFISQRPEAAKLAMQAYFAAVDFWKENPAEANRIIAGALRFPVADVEAVIGATGEPHEGGIAVLDLPQAARLMGVLEGEPPLGLSNGQIRDHWALTSEWWKKFGLISDIQAPEAGIDFRPLTAVAGE; this is encoded by the coding sequence ATGAAAAAACTGACCATGACGTGTCTGGCCTTGCTGCTGTGCGGTGTCACGGTGACGGCCAGTGCAAAAGAAAGTGTATCGGTGTCGCTGTTTTCCTGGCCGGGCTACGGCTTCTGGTTCATCGCCAGGGAGAAAAACATGGTGCCGGAGCTGGAGCTGGATATCAGCATCATCGAAGACCCGTACGACAGCTTTGCGATGATGAGCGCCGGCCGTCTTGATGTGACTTCCAGTACGGTGGAATACGGCCCGATCGCCGCGTCGCAGGGGTCGCCGGTGAAGCTGGTGGCCTACACCAATCCGTCCTACGGCACCGACAAGATCATTGTTGGCCCGCAGGTCAAAGAGGCCAGTGACCTGGTCGGCAAACAGGTGGCCGTGATGGAGGGTGGCCTGTCGCAAATTTTCATGGGCATCTGGCTGGAGGACAACGGCGTGGCCATCGACCAGGTGAAATTCGTCAACCTGATCATGGACGATGCGGTGGGCGCGCTGGTGGGCGGCACGGCCGCAGCGGGCGAATACTGGGAACCGTTCGGCAGCCAGGTGCTGGCCAACCTGAAAGGCGCGCGCGTGGTGGCCAGTTCACTGGAGCCTTACTGGCAGGAACAGGCGCTGCTGGGCGACGGCATGTACATGTCCGAACGCTTTATCAGCCAACGCCCGGAGGCGGCGAAACTGGCCATGCAGGCCTACTTCGCCGCGGTGGATTTCTGGAAGGAAAACCCGGCAGAAGCCAACCGCATCATTGCCGGTGCGTTGCGTTTTCCGGTGGCGGATGTGGAAGCGGTCATCGGCGCCACGGGCGAGCCCCATGAAGGCGGCATCGCCGTGCTGGACCTGCCGCAGGCGGCACGCCTGATGGGCGTGCTGGAAGGCGAACCGCCGCTGGGCCTGAGCAACGGCCAGATTCGTGATCACTGGGCGCTGACCAGCGAATGGTGGAAAAAATTCGGACTCATCAGCGATATCCAGGCGCCGGAAGCCGGTATCGATTTCCGTCCGCTTACCGCAGTGGCCGGCGAATAG
- a CDS encoding putative toxin-antitoxin system toxin component, PIN family produces MKRQAPPRWVLDTNVVLSALIRPGGISGRLRLAWQAALFVPLVSRVTTLELVRVLAYPKFRLGEDEQHDLLADYLPWAEPVTLPAIMPPVPPCRDRDDAPFLQLAVMAQADALVTGDRDLLVLGDDAPCPLLTPAEAVAHLSR; encoded by the coding sequence ATGAAACGCCAGGCGCCACCACGCTGGGTGCTCGACACCAACGTGGTGCTGTCGGCGCTGATCCGCCCCGGCGGCATCAGCGGCCGGTTGCGGCTGGCCTGGCAGGCGGCGCTGTTCGTGCCGCTGGTCAGCCGCGTGACCACACTGGAGTTGGTCCGTGTGCTGGCGTACCCCAAGTTCCGCCTGGGCGAGGATGAGCAGCACGACCTGCTGGCGGATTACCTGCCCTGGGCCGAACCCGTCACCCTGCCTGCCATCATGCCGCCGGTTCCGCCCTGCCGTGACAGGGATGACGCGCCATTCCTGCAACTGGCCGTCATGGCCCAGGCCGATGCGCTGGTGACGGGCGACCGCGATCTGCTGGTGCTCGGCGACGACGCCCCCTGCCCGCTGTTGACGCCAGCCGAGGCGGTGGCGCACCTGTCACGCTGA
- a CDS encoding ABC transporter ATP-binding protein, which produces MNAYAASRLHSAPVARRELRVEGLSKQFTSRHGSTMTAVDDVSFRVLPGEVCALLGPSGCGKSTVLRMVAGLEQPSDGSIVLSGREVTGPGRDRGLVFQSYTCFPWLTVRENVAYGLKVTGSTLALREGTVDYFLERVKLTPFADRYPDELSGGMRQRVAIARTLANGPDLLLMDEPFGALDSETRWQMQRLLLDVVRREGMSVLIVTHDVDEALYLADKIVCLSRHPGRVRDILMPPAEKPAQPDELYSVPAFVQLRRQILGMLREEGRSDRPG; this is translated from the coding sequence ATGAATGCCTATGCCGCGTCCCGTCTCCACAGCGCGCCGGTGGCCCGGCGCGAGCTGCGGGTGGAAGGGCTGAGCAAACAGTTCACGTCGCGCCACGGCAGCACCATGACGGCGGTGGATGATGTGTCGTTCCGGGTATTGCCTGGCGAAGTGTGTGCGCTGCTGGGGCCGTCCGGTTGCGGCAAGTCTACCGTGCTGCGGATGGTAGCGGGGCTTGAGCAACCGAGCGACGGCAGTATCGTGCTGTCTGGCCGGGAGGTCACCGGGCCGGGGCGGGATCGCGGGCTGGTGTTCCAGAGTTACACCTGTTTCCCCTGGCTCACGGTGCGCGAGAACGTGGCCTACGGCCTCAAAGTCACCGGCTCGACGCTGGCGCTGCGCGAAGGCACCGTGGATTATTTTCTGGAACGGGTGAAGCTGACACCGTTTGCCGACCGCTATCCGGATGAGCTGTCCGGCGGCATGCGCCAGCGTGTCGCGATTGCCCGCACGCTGGCGAACGGGCCAGACCTGCTGCTGATGGACGAGCCCTTCGGTGCACTGGATTCGGAAACCCGCTGGCAAATGCAGCGACTGTTGCTGGATGTGGTGCGCCGTGAAGGCATGAGCGTGCTGATTGTCACCCACGATGTGGATGAAGCGCTGTATCTCGCCGACAAGATTGTCTGTCTGTCCCGGCATCCGGGTCGCGTGCGGGATATCCTGATGCCGCCAGCGGAAAAGCCGGCGCAACCGGACGAGCTGTACAGCGTGCCGGCGTTCGTGCAACTGCGGCGGCAGATTCTGGGCATGCTGCGGGAAGAGGGGCGGTCCGATCGGCCCGGCTGA
- a CDS encoding MFS transporter: protein MPLALWALTISAFAIGTTEFVIVGLIPTVATDLAVSLPSAGLLVSLYALGVAIGAPLLTAVTGRVPRKPLLIGLMALFTLGNLLAWLAPGYAPLIVARVLTGLAHGVFFSIGSTIATSLVPKEKAASAIAIMFAGLTVALVTGVPLGTVIGQHFGWRATFLAVSLLGLVALVASALLIPRDIRQGSPATLGQQLRVLAQPRLLLIYAITAVGYGGTFIPFTYLAPILEQVTGLPGHRIALVMLVYGVSVAVGNLWGGRLADRLGPVRALQWIFLLLSGVLGIMTFTATHPWLMIVTVMAWGAVAFGNVPGLQVYVVAQAERFTPQAVDVASGLNIAAFNLGIALAAWLGGLIVAGPGLTATPWTGALVVLLALALTCFSGWLDRRHPAAPECEMI, encoded by the coding sequence ATGCCACTCGCCCTCTGGGCGCTGACCATCAGCGCCTTTGCCATCGGCACCACCGAGTTCGTCATCGTCGGGCTGATTCCCACCGTCGCCACCGACCTGGCAGTGAGCCTGCCGTCCGCCGGGCTGCTGGTCAGCCTGTATGCGCTGGGTGTGGCCATCGGCGCCCCGCTGCTGACCGCAGTGACCGGCCGCGTGCCGCGCAAGCCGCTGCTGATCGGCCTGATGGCGCTGTTCACCCTCGGCAACCTGCTTGCCTGGCTGGCACCGGGCTATGCGCCGCTGATTGTGGCGCGGGTACTGACCGGGCTGGCCCATGGCGTGTTCTTTTCCATTGGCTCCACCATCGCCACCAGCCTGGTGCCGAAGGAGAAAGCCGCCAGTGCCATCGCCATCATGTTCGCCGGCCTGACTGTGGCGCTGGTCACCGGCGTGCCGCTGGGCACGGTGATCGGCCAGCATTTTGGCTGGCGCGCCACGTTCCTGGCGGTCTCGCTGCTCGGCCTGGTGGCGCTGGTTGCCAGCGCACTGCTGATCCCGCGCGATATTCGCCAGGGCAGCCCGGCCACACTCGGCCAGCAATTGCGCGTGCTGGCGCAGCCCCGGCTGCTGCTGATCTACGCGATCACGGCAGTGGGTTACGGCGGCACCTTCATTCCGTTCACCTACCTGGCCCCCATTCTGGAGCAGGTCACCGGCCTGCCGGGGCACCGTATTGCACTGGTGATGCTGGTCTACGGTGTATCGGTAGCGGTGGGCAACCTCTGGGGCGGACGGCTGGCCGACCGTCTCGGCCCGGTACGGGCGCTGCAATGGATATTCCTGCTGCTGTCGGGGGTGCTCGGCATCATGACCTTCACGGCGACGCATCCCTGGCTGATGATCGTGACCGTGATGGCCTGGGGAGCGGTGGCGTTCGGCAATGTGCCGGGCCTGCAAGTGTATGTGGTCGCGCAGGCGGAACGTTTCACGCCGCAAGCCGTCGATGTGGCATCCGGGCTGAACATTGCTGCCTTCAATCTGGGTATCGCCCTGGCTGCCTGGCTCGGTGGACTGATCGTTGCCGGCCCGGGCCTGACGGCCACGCCCTGGACCGGCGCGCTGGTGGTGCTGCTGGCGCTGGCACTGACCTGCTTCAGTGGCTGGCTCGACAGACGCCACCCCGCAGCGCCGGAATGTGAGATGATCTGA
- a CDS encoding ABC transporter permease, producing MTSSLPATALPERARQDTRWRTPLFDFQRTLTWRGRVALGVLAWVLFVSAWQMLARAGIAPEQLFPAPTDVFGALYRLLTEQQFLGDIRASLTRILISFAIAASIAVPLGVLMGAFPVVAAFGNALVSPFRYLPAPSFIPLLLMWLGTGEAQKIALLCLGVVWFLITLIMDNTRAVRVDLIETAKTLGATRRATLWTVVVPAALPAIVDTLRQMLAVSWTYLVIAEIVAATDGIGAMMMRARRFVRVDDIMAGILVIGLLGLLLDLLFRALHWWVFPYLRRRRQ from the coding sequence ATGACATCGAGCCTGCCTGCGACCGCCCTGCCGGAACGCGCGCGTCAGGATACCCGCTGGCGCACACCGCTGTTCGATTTCCAGCGCACGCTGACCTGGCGCGGGCGCGTGGCGCTGGGCGTGCTGGCCTGGGTGCTGTTTGTGTCCGCCTGGCAAATGCTGGCCCGTGCCGGCATCGCCCCGGAGCAGCTTTTCCCGGCGCCGACGGATGTGTTCGGCGCGCTGTACCGGTTGCTGACCGAGCAGCAATTCCTGGGCGATATCCGCGCCAGCCTGACACGCATCCTGATCAGCTTCGCCATTGCCGCCAGCATTGCTGTGCCGCTGGGCGTGTTGATGGGCGCGTTCCCGGTGGTGGCCGCGTTCGGTAATGCCCTGGTGTCGCCATTCCGTTATCTGCCGGCACCGTCGTTTATTCCGCTGTTGTTGATGTGGCTGGGCACGGGCGAAGCGCAAAAGATCGCGCTGCTGTGCCTGGGCGTGGTGTGGTTCCTGATCACGCTGATCATGGATAACACCCGCGCGGTGCGTGTGGACCTGATCGAAACCGCCAAGACCCTCGGTGCCACGCGGCGCGCCACACTCTGGACGGTGGTGGTGCCTGCCGCGCTGCCCGCCATTGTCGACACGCTGCGGCAGATGCTGGCGGTGTCCTGGACCTATCTGGTGATTGCAGAAATCGTCGCGGCCACCGACGGCATTGGCGCCATGATGATGCGCGCGCGCCGGTTTGTGCGGGTGGACGACATCATGGCCGGCATCCTGGTGATCGGTTTGCTGGGGCTGCTGCTGGATCTGTTGTTCCGGGCGCTGCACTGGTGGGTATTTCCCTACCTGCGCCGGCGCCGTCAATAA
- a CDS encoding 3-deoxy-7-phosphoheptulonate synthase, with protein sequence MNASLPARAATPAQSQRLPGTAELKAALPVEPSLALRINQHRQAIRAVLHGDDDRLLVVVGPCSIHDPEAALEYAARLAPLAEAVSDRLLVVMRAYVEKPRTTVGWKGLLYDPHLDGSHDMATGLRTARTLMRDIAHLGLPLATEILHPMAAGYLDDLLSWAAIGARTTESQIHRELVSGLGLPAGFKNGTDGGVAVAVDAIRSAAASHQHFGVDSHGHPAVIRSTGNPDTHLVLRGGRHGPNYSAEPVRAAREALEKAGLAPRIMVDCSHANSSKDHRRQALVLNDVLAQRRAGDRSLIGVMLESHLQEGNQPMGESLRYGVSITDACIGWEETERLLMERGR encoded by the coding sequence ATGAACGCATCACTTCCCGCCCGCGCCGCCACACCCGCGCAAAGCCAGCGCCTGCCGGGCACCGCCGAACTGAAGGCGGCCCTGCCGGTAGAGCCATCGCTGGCGCTGCGCATCAACCAGCACCGCCAGGCGATCCGTGCCGTGCTGCACGGCGACGACGACCGCCTGCTGGTGGTGGTCGGCCCCTGCTCGATCCACGATCCGGAGGCGGCACTGGAGTACGCGGCGCGCCTGGCACCGCTGGCCGAGGCCGTCAGCGACAGATTGCTGGTGGTGATGCGCGCCTACGTGGAAAAGCCGCGCACCACCGTTGGCTGGAAGGGCCTGCTGTACGATCCGCACCTGGATGGCAGCCACGACATGGCCACCGGGCTGCGCACGGCACGCACGCTGATGCGCGACATCGCGCATCTGGGCTTGCCACTGGCGACGGAAATTCTGCATCCGATGGCCGCCGGCTACCTGGACGACCTGCTGAGCTGGGCCGCCATTGGTGCGCGCACCACCGAATCACAGATTCATCGCGAACTGGTCAGCGGCCTGGGCTTGCCGGCCGGTTTCAAGAACGGCACAGACGGTGGTGTGGCCGTCGCGGTGGACGCGATCCGCTCCGCCGCCGCATCGCACCAGCATTTCGGTGTCGACAGCCACGGCCATCCGGCGGTGATCCGTTCCACCGGTAACCCGGATACGCACCTGGTGCTGCGCGGCGGGCGGCATGGGCCGAACTATTCGGCAGAGCCTGTGCGCGCCGCGCGCGAGGCGCTGGAAAAGGCGGGCCTGGCGCCCCGCATCATGGTCGATTGCAGCCATGCCAACAGCAGCAAGGATCATCGGCGCCAGGCGTTGGTGCTGAACGATGTGCTGGCGCAACGGCGCGCGGGAGATCGCTCACTGATCGGTGTGATGCTGGAAAGTCATTTGCAGGAAGGCAACCAGCCCATGGGTGAATCCCTCCGCTACGGCGTGTCGATTACGGATGCCTGTATTGGTTGGGAGGAGACTGAGCGTTTGTTGATGGAGCGGGGGCGGTAG